GCCAAAGCGGCTCACCCAGAAGCAGGCAATGGCTCCCGCTCTTCAAGTGCAGGGCCAGCCGAAGGATGGCCGAGTGGAGGGCCACGGTATTTGGCGTAGGCGGGCAATAGGTAGCGTGCAACCGCAGCCTTCTGTTGTTACCGCCCGCTGTCCAGTGGTGACCGACAACTTCCGCGGCAGCATGGGCCGCTGGCAAGCTCGTCGTACCATTCAAGCTGTGGGTACCGGCGACCATCCAACTGGATCCAGCCTGCGGCCTCATGAGGTATTGCGTCCAAGTCACAGCATCTGACCGGCGTGCGTCTTTGAGATGGTTAGCCATCGCATGACAGCTGATGGCGTTAACATCCGTGGTACTTGTAGAAATGTACCCCACTAGCTTCTCAAGGGTTGCCCGCGAATCATTAAAGTGCCGTCCTAACGACTCGCACGCACGCTCTTCAAGGTTCTCTTCGCTCCCTACGGCATGGATCGTAAGTGTCCGCATGGTTTGTCGAACATGATCCCAGTCGGTAAAGCCACACCAGGTCGTCAACCATTTATAGACGTTTTGCGTTGGGGTATCGGGGCGGCTAGATAGGGCAGCCAGATCAAGACCGTCCTGCTTGCAGAGTCGACAAAACTCGTGCAGGTGATTGGCGGTGATGGAGTCACTTGGCTTGCCCTTGATGACAACTTCCAGGCCGAGCAGGATGAGTGAAAAAGCGCGGACTGGCGGCTGCTTGGACTGGGGTGTGAGACTCCAGGCAGACAAGCTCTTCATGGCCTTATCGAGCTCAGAGTCGATGGCGCTATCGGACGGGACAACTGGCGTTGCACTTGCTGCTGCCTTGTTGCCGGCCTTGGGTTTATAGGACTTTATGTAGTCGGCTTTATCGATGTGCTTATCGCTGAAGGGGGTCGTCTGCCGCTTGATCTGGAAGTGCTCATAATGCTCATCCGCATGGTAGATGACCACGTCATCCCATTCGCCGATACCACCTTGTTCGGCACCGATCAGCAACGGTGCAGGG
This DNA window, taken from Pseudomonas sp. FeN3W, encodes the following:
- a CDS encoding ABC-three component system protein; its protein translation is MIRRFRLEQKGRYEKLVIAQRLSDMVDNYLDGRPAPLLIGAEQGGIGEWDDVVIYHADEHYEHFQIKRQTTPFSDKHIDKADYIKSYKPKAGNKAAASATPVVPSDSAIDSELDKAMKSLSAWSLTPQSKQPPVRAFSLILLGLEVVIKGKPSDSITANHLHEFCRLCKQDGLDLAALSSRPDTPTQNVYKWLTTWCGFTDWDHVRQTMRTLTIHAVGSEENLEERACESLGRHFNDSRATLEKLVGYISTSTTDVNAISCHAMANHLKDARRSDAVTWTQYLMRPQAGSSWMVAGTHSLNGTTSLPAAHAAAEVVGHHWTAGGNNRRLRLHATYCPPTPNTVALHSAILRLALHLKSGSHCLLLGEPLWRQGAGNELGRTLGISESDLDELPWIDNSEALSCASGREISSILEARDESSALHRAMNNLVWEQLQARITARLNSVSDMPLLAALEPKWRSWAAELTADAAARESLLEQLMYPKTEGLDGKHALRVGPRTADLLETAILMLLLVCVAIGNDDGNWREIPDVGDVLSIALQNWSGASGDHSGARPVADDLMAILGPSPASVVILAGVEGSPTSLLESGMADDFETSNSMAAERQPRLLVTRFGVLKHLRNGTLAQLKQQFQRHWDAWRDAREAAIEAYREGH